From the Paraflavitalea soli genome, the window ACCACCTCCGTTTCTTCTATGAGGAGGTCGCCCAATACATAACAATACATCCTGGTAGCGAAAACAGAAGAAGGTTCCCCATCATACAGAATACTTACCTTTTGGACCGGCTTGTACTGCTCAGGCACCACGAGTACAGGACATTGTACCCCTTCCAGCAGTTCACGTACAAACCGGGTAGGAAGTTCTTCTTCATAATGAGTGAGTGTTTCGTGGACTTGAATGATCAGCAGGTCGGCATAAATACTTTCGTGCAATAATTCCTGCAGCGCAATATTACGATCGTGGTGAACCGAGTAATTGATCGAAGCATTGTCGCAGGCTGCTTTAAATTGTTCTACTGCTGATGCTCTTTTTTCGATATCACCCTCCTCCAGTATCGATCTTTTCTCTTCCGCCACGCCTTCAGGCCCTGTCAATTCATAGATCTTATAACTATGATAGGTGAGATCATCGAGGAATACACCAACGAGGTGGGCGTGTTGCCGGGCGGCAATAGCTACTGCATATTGAACGGCAGACTTTGCCGGTTTTAAGCCATCAAGGGCTACTATTATTTTTTTCATGTCCTCTATTTTATAAAGGGAAGGTACACCGGGCAGAGAGTGTCAGCTATGACAGCTGTTAAGAAGCCGGCTGATTGTGATCAGGCGGATGATGGACGATGTAAGAAGGGAACTTTTTTCCGGTAAAACAAATGCTTTACCATTTCGGCCGATAGAATATAGGCCACTATCACCAGCAATAGCCAGCCATAGACCGGCGCCGATAAACGGGTAAACCCCAGCAAACCGGCAAAAGGCAGGAAAGGAATAAACGGCACCAGCAATACGAGGAGGCCTGTGGCCAGCGACAAGGC encodes:
- a CDS encoding universal stress protein; this translates as MKKIIVALDGLKPAKSAVQYAVAIAARQHAHLVGVFLDDLTYHSYKIYELTGPEGVAEEKRSILEEGDIEKRASAVEQFKAACDNASINYSVHHDRNIALQELLHESIYADLLIIQVHETLTHYEEELPTRFVRELLEGVQCPVLVVPEQYKPVQKVSILYDGEPSSVFATRMYCYVLGDLLIEETEVVTVSKPGHSSHVPDNRLMKEFMKRHLPDARYTVLKGDPETEILRHLRTYGGNNLLVLGAYRRGMVSRWFRPSMADLLMKEVKMPLFIAHNK